From the genome of Vibrio navarrensis, one region includes:
- the slmA gene encoding nucleoid occlusion factor SlmA: MAGSKKSNRREEILQALAQMLESTEGASRITTAKLAQQVGVSEAALYRHFPSKARMFEGLIEFIEEALMSRINRILDEEKDTLERIRLVIHLILAFSERNPGLTRILSGHALMFENERLRDRINQLFERIETQLRQILRERKLREGKSFPVEEKILAAQLLGQVEGSLNRFVRSDFRYQPTENFEEYWALLSAQIQ; the protein is encoded by the coding sequence ATGGCTGGCAGTAAAAAATCAAACCGCCGCGAAGAGATCCTCCAGGCGCTGGCTCAGATGCTGGAGTCCACGGAGGGCGCTTCACGCATTACCACAGCGAAACTGGCTCAACAGGTGGGTGTGTCGGAAGCCGCGCTTTATCGCCATTTCCCAAGTAAAGCCCGCATGTTCGAAGGTTTGATCGAGTTCATTGAAGAGGCGCTGATGTCACGCATCAACCGAATTTTGGATGAAGAAAAAGACACGCTGGAGCGCATTCGCTTGGTGATTCATCTCATCCTAGCTTTTTCTGAGCGTAACCCAGGATTGACTCGCATTCTCTCCGGCCATGCACTGATGTTTGAAAACGAGCGCTTACGCGATCGCATCAACCAACTGTTTGAACGCATCGAAACCCAACTGCGTCAGATTCTACGTGAGCGTAAATTGCGCGAAGGCAAATCCTTCCCGGTTGAAGAAAAAATCTTGGCGGCGCAATTGCTGGGCCAGGTGGAAGGCAGTTTAAACCGCTTTGTTCGCTCCGATTTTCGCTATCAACCTACTGAAAATTTTGAAGAATACTGGGCACTGCTCAGTGCACAAATACAATAA